A single Arcobacter sp. FWKO B DNA region contains:
- a CDS encoding inorganic phosphate transporter: MDIQTIGKISKETKKVQTEFSKFSLALLFIAVVFIWTFATHGTNDNNIFLIVGAVFGAYMAMNIGANDVANNVGPAVGSKAMTLFTAIILAAVCEAAGAFIAGGEVVKTIKNGIIDPSYISDPNIYIWAMAAALLSAAIWLNFATSIGAPVSTTHSIVGGVMGAGIAAAGFAIVAWGTVGKIVLSWIVSPVLGGIVAAGFLYFIKKKIIYKKDIIGSGQKFVPILIAIMAWAFITYLMLKGVNQIVKVNFITASLVGLGLATFIYVYVKKIIIKKSDHLANDRSSINTLFNIPLIFAAALLSFAHGANDVANAIGPLAAINDAVLHGDIRGAVAIPFWVMAVGAIGIAIGLLLYGPKLIKTVGSEITELDQIRAYCIAMAAALTVIIASQLGIPVSSTHIAIGAVFGVGFLREWLNATEKNYLIEAREKFKKDKKELQEYNEQLNRLIAIENKSKEDYELIVALHKAIDDKEDLVKSDKKEFKSAKNVQLVKRDAVKKIIAAWLITVPAASLLSAGIFFMIKGIMM; encoded by the coding sequence ATGGATATACAAACCATAGGAAAGATTAGTAAAGAGACGAAAAAGGTGCAGACAGAATTTTCAAAATTTTCACTTGCGTTACTTTTTATTGCAGTAGTTTTTATTTGGACATTTGCAACTCATGGCACAAATGATAACAATATATTCTTAATAGTTGGTGCTGTTTTTGGTGCTTATATGGCTATGAATATAGGTGCAAATGATGTTGCAAACAATGTAGGACCTGCTGTTGGATCAAAGGCTATGACACTTTTTACAGCTATTATCTTAGCTGCTGTCTGTGAAGCAGCTGGGGCATTTATCGCTGGTGGAGAAGTTGTAAAAACAATAAAAAATGGTATTATTGACCCTTCATACATAAGTGACCCAAATATTTATATATGGGCTATGGCAGCTGCACTTCTTAGTGCTGCAATATGGCTTAACTTTGCTACTTCTATAGGTGCGCCAGTATCAACTACCCACTCTATTGTTGGTGGAGTTATGGGTGCTGGTATTGCTGCGGCAGGATTTGCAATTGTTGCTTGGGGGACTGTAGGTAAGATTGTTCTTAGCTGGATTGTTTCTCCTGTCTTAGGTGGTATTGTTGCAGCTGGTTTTTTATATTTTATAAAGAAAAAAATAATCTACAAAAAAGATATCATAGGTTCAGGACAAAAGTTTGTACCTATATTAATAGCTATTATGGCTTGGGCATTTATCACTTACCTTATGCTAAAAGGGGTAAATCAAATAGTAAAAGTTAACTTTATAACAGCTTCATTAGTAGGGCTTGGTTTGGCAACTTTTATATATGTATATGTCAAAAAGATTATCATCAAAAAATCAGACCATCTTGCAAATGATAGATCAAGCATCAATACCCTATTTAATATACCTCTAATTTTTGCTGCTGCACTACTTAGCTTTGCCCATGGGGCAAATGATGTTGCAAATGCTATTGGACCACTTGCTGCTATAAACGATGCAGTATTACATGGTGACATAAGAGGGGCAGTTGCAATTCCATTTTGGGTAATGGCTGTTGGTGCCATAGGTATTGCTATAGGATTACTTCTGTATGGACCTAAACTTATTAAAACTGTTGGTAGTGAAATTACAGAACTTGACCAAATTAGAGCTTATTGTATAGCAATGGCGGCAGCTTTAACTGTTATTATTGCTTCTCAGCTAGGTATTCCAGTAAGTTCAACGCATATTGCAATAGGTGCTGTATTTGGTGTAGGTTTTTTAAGAGAGTGGCTAAATGCAACAGAGAAAAACTATCTTATTGAAGCTAGAGAAAAATTTAAAAAAGACAAAAAAGAACTTCAAGAATATAATGAACAACTAAATAGACTAATTGCTATCGAAAATAAATCTAAAGAGGATTATGAACTAATAGTTGCACTTCATAAAGCAATAGATGATAAAGAAGATCTTGTTAAAAGTGACAAAAAAGAATTTAAAAGTGCTAAAAATGTTCAACTTGTAAAAAGAGATGCTGTTAAAAAAATTATTGCTGCTTGGTTGATTACAGTTCCTGCTGCTTCACTTCTAAGTGCTGGAATATTTTTTATGATAAAAGGGATTATGATGTAA
- the rplM gene encoding 50S ribosomal protein L13, translating to MKFTKMAKASEIQKEWIVLDANGKTFGRIITEAATILRGKNKPYFTPNVDCGDFVVIINASKAVFSGNKMETKNYYTHSGYFGSTKTHKMSDMLEKNPEKLFKLATRGMLPKTKLGNAMLKKLKVYAGETHPHTAQIKG from the coding sequence ATGAAATTTACAAAAATGGCAAAAGCATCAGAAATCCAAAAAGAATGGATTGTTTTAGATGCAAATGGTAAGACATTCGGTAGAATTATCACTGAAGCAGCTACAATACTAAGAGGAAAAAATAAACCATATTTTACTCCAAATGTTGATTGTGGAGATTTTGTAGTAATTATTAATGCTTCTAAAGCAGTATTTAGTGGAAATAAAATGGAAACTAAAAATTACTATACGCACTCAGGATATTTTGGTAGTACAAAAACTCACAAGATGTCTGATATGCTTGAAAAAAATCCTGAAAAGCTTTTTAAACTAGCTACAAGAGGGATGCTTCCAAAAACAAAACTTGGTAATGCAATGTTAAAAAAACTTAAAGTATATGCAGGTGAGACACATCCACACACTGCTCAGATTAAAGGATAA
- the rpsI gene encoding 30S ribosomal protein S9 translates to MAKVYATGRRKTAVAKVWLENGTGTLTINDQTLDQWLGGLEAIKKRVIQPLEVTKQLTSVNIKVRVMGSGYSAQAGAVRHGISRALVAFDEQFRTILKPYGLLTRDSRSVERKKYGKKKARRSPQFSKR, encoded by the coding sequence ATGGCAAAAGTATATGCAACTGGTAGAAGAAAAACAGCTGTAGCTAAAGTATGGCTAGAAAATGGAACAGGAACACTAACAATTAATGATCAAACATTAGATCAATGGTTAGGTGGATTAGAAGCTATTAAAAAAAGAGTAATTCAACCATTAGAAGTTACTAAACAATTAACATCTGTAAATATTAAAGTAAGAGTAATGGGTAGTGGATATTCAGCTCAAGCTGGTGCAGTAAGACATGGTATTAGTAGAGCATTAGTTGCTTTTGATGAGCAATTTAGAACTATCTTAAAACCTTATGGTTTATTAACAAGAGATTCAAGATCTGTTGAAAGAAAAAAATACGGAAAGAAAAAAGCAAGAAGAAGCCCACAATTTTCGAAAAGATAA